The Miscanthus floridulus cultivar M001 chromosome 7, ASM1932011v1, whole genome shotgun sequence genome includes a region encoding these proteins:
- the LOC136467010 gene encoding probable plastidic glucose transporter 2 — protein MRWKLNSSVYKRVPSRETAMEPDVETPMRMTDSGGGGGGAGPSWRMSLPHVCVATLTSFLFGYHSGVVNEPLESISTDLGFTGNTLAEGLVVSICLGGAFVGCLFSGSIADGIGRRRAFQLSALPMIIGAAISALTNSLEGMLLGRFLVGTGMGLGPPVASLYITEVSPPTVRGTYGSFVQIATCLGIIVSLLIGTPVKDIDGWWRVCFWVATIPATLQALGMEFCAESPQWLYKCGRISEAEMQFEKLLGPLHVKSAMAELSRSERGDDGESVKYSELFYGRHFNVVFIGTTLFALQQLSGINSVFYFSSTVFRSVGVPSNLANICMGISNLSGSIVAMLLMDKLGRKVLLSGSFLGMAFAMGLQAVGANRQYLGSTSVYLSVGGILLFVLSFSLGAGPVPGLLLPEIFPNKIRAKAMALCMSVHWIVNFFVSLLFLRLLEQLGPQLLYTIFSSVCVVASIFVRRHVVETKGKTLQEIEVSLLQPQ, from the exons ATGCGGTGGAAGCTTAACTCCTCCGTCTACAAGCGCGTGCCATCCAGGGAAACAGCCATGGAACCCGACGTCGAGACGCCAA TGAGAATGAcggacagcggcggcggcggcggcggcgcggggccgTCGTGGCGCATGTCCTTGCCGCATGTCTGTGTCGCCACGCTCACCTCGTTCCTCTTTGGATACCACTCCGG GGTGGTGAACGAGCCCTTGGAGAGCATCTCCACTGACCTTGGCTTCACCGGCAACACGCTTGCTGAAG GGCTCGTGGTGAGTATCTGCTTGGGAGGAGCTTTTGTTGGGTGCCTCTTCAGCGGCTCCATCGCCGACGGGATTGGGCGACGCCGTGCGTTCCAGCTCAGTGCACTGCCTATGATCATTGGTGCTGCCATAAG TGCTCTCACCAATAGTTTGGAGGGTATGCTCCTCGGAAGATTTTTGGTAGGAACAGGGATGGGATTGGGTCCACCAGTTGCTTCACTTTATATAACGGAG GTTTCTCCTCCTACGGTGAGGGGTACATATGGTAGCTTTGTTCAGATTGCAACCTGCCTTGGAATTATAGTATCACTCCTAATTGGTACACCTGTCAAAGATATCGATGGATG GTGGAGAGTGTGTTTCTGGGTTGCCACTATCCCAGCGACTTTACAAGCTCTTGGTATGGAGTTTTGTGCTGAGAGCCCCCAGTGGCTCTATAAG TGTGGAAGAATAAGTGAAGCAGAGATGCAATTTGAAAAGCTTCTAGGCCCCCTTCATGTAAAATCTGCCATGGCAGAACTTTCTAGATCTGAaagaggagatgatggagaaagTGTGAAGTACTCAGAGTTGTTCTATGGTCGCCACTTTAATG TTGTTTTTATTGGCACAACGCTCTTTGCTTTACAACAGTTATCTGGCATAAATTCTGTGTTCTATTTCTCATCAACTGTGTTCAGAAGTGTGGGGGTGCCCTCTAACCTTGCCAACATATGCATGGGGATTTCAAATCTATCAG GCTCAATTGTAGCAATGCTTCTAATGgacaagctaggtagaaaagtgcTTCTTTCAGGGAGTTTCCTTGGGATG GCTTTTGCAATGGGGCTTCAGGCTGTTGGAGCAAACCGTCAGTATCTTGGTTCTACAAGTGTATATCTTTCAGTTGGTGGCATTCTGTT GTTTGTCTTGTCATTTTCACTAGGAGCAGGCCCAGTCCCAGGACTTCTTTTGCCTGAGATTTTCCCCAATAAAATCCGGGCTAAGGCTATGGCTCTCTGCATGTCTGTACATTGG ATTGTGAACTTCTTTGTTAGTTTGCTGTTCTTGCGTcttctggagcaacttggtccACAGCTTCTCTACACAATATTTTCGTCAGTCTGCGTGGTAGCCTCAATATTTGTGCGGCGCCATGTGGTAGAAACAAAGGGAAAGACTTTACAAGAGATAGAAGTTTCACTCCTGCAACCACAATAA